A genomic window from Solanum dulcamara chromosome 11, daSolDulc1.2, whole genome shotgun sequence includes:
- the LOC129873603 gene encoding protein PHLOEM PROTEIN 2-LIKE A10-like: protein MALNYADLKLLRKGLDYTRRNRNWVVALGALGVTGYGAYRAYCSPSMVRKRKRFLKLITAFVSLAEMVSDSADVIGIVSKDLKEYISSESDQIPRSLKQISKIAKSDDFSQSIVKVTSALTVGVVRGYQQETAENCVYGAANSGLFDQVLDKLFTDAGSGFASVIVGSFARNLVLAFCSDKKGNATDSDIEYSVPGWVDVLCQDKYRELIGNCIQLFVSTAVAVYLDRTMNINTYNEIFSGLTNPKHEAKMRDMLVAICSGAIGTLVKTSHQVLASSDMDMDTTSKRYSSLPLSFKAKKFLDEDEKNMYTGWRNKVSYTLAVPRNKRFILDLTGRVTFESVRSFLEFLLEKLCECLRKSINVVQEEVETLKRSVDFIQEEVVDKSAEACRYVSVKSSTAVSICLSLCLHILNGPWILVPN, encoded by the coding sequence ATGGCTTTGAATTATGCGGATTTAAAGCTATTAAGGAAGGGTTTGGACTATACTCGGAGAAATAGGAACTGGGTTGTTGCTTTAGGAGCTCTTGGTGTCACTGGTTATGGAGCTTATAGGGCTTATTGCTCACCCTCTATGGTTAGAAAGAGGAAGAGATTTTTGAAGCTCATAACTGCTTTTGTTTCTTTAGCTGAGATGGTGTCTGATTCTGCTGATGTAATTGGGATTGTTTCGAAAGATCTGAAGGAATATATTTCCTCAGAGTCTGATCAAATCCCCAGAAGTTTGAAACAGATTTCTAAGATTGCTAAATCAGATGATTTTTCACAATCTATTGTTAAGGTCACAAGTGCGTTGACTGTGGGAGTTGTGAGAGGCTACCAGCAAGAAACTGCGGAAAATTGTGTTTATGGGGCTGCAAATTCTGGTCTTTTTGACCAAGTTTTAGATAAACTGTTCACTGATGCAGGGTCTGGTTTTGCTTCTGTAATTGTTGGGAGCTTCGCAAGGAATTTGGTTCTTGCTTTTTGTTCGGACAAAAAGGGCAATGCTACTGATTCTGATATTGAATACTCTGTTCCAGGATGGGTTGATGTTCTATGCCAGGACAAGTACAGAGAACTGATAGGGAATTGTATACAATTGTTTGTGAGCACTGCAGTAGCTGTTTATCTCGACAGAACGATGAACATCAACACCTACAATGAAATCTTTTCTGGGTTGACTAATCCCAAGCATGAAGCCAAAATGAGAGATATGCTAGTTGCCATATGTAGTGGTGCCATTGGAACTCTTGTCAAAACTTCTCATCAAGTTTTGGCAAGTAGTGATATGGATATGGATACAACTTCGAAAAGATATTCTTCTTTGCCACTTAGTTTCAAAGCCAAGAAATTTTTGGATGAAGATGAGAAGAACATGTACACCGGGTGGAGAAATAAAGTCTCTTATACTTTGGCAGTGCCAAGAAATAAGAGGTTTATTCTTGATTTGACTGGGAGGGTCACCTTTGAGAGTGTTAGATCTTTCTTGGAGTTTCTTCTGGAAAAGTTATGTGAGTGTTTGAGAAAAAGTATAAATGTTGTCCAGGAGGAAGTTGAGACTTTGAAAAGAAGTGTAGATTTTATACAAGAGGAGGTGGTTGATAAGAGTGCTGAAGCTTGCAGGTACGTGAGTGTGAAATCATCTACTGCTGTTAGTATATGCCTTTCTTTGTGCTTGCACATACTTAATGGTCCTTGGATCTTGGTTCCAAATTAG
- the LOC129874910 gene encoding uncharacterized protein LOC129874910 — MSRKANKESIINKCIKAPIRILIKARDCYVRSLSDCSGKIGYGSAIDSCPAFAQISSLPRSFSVNSSASSGDEDFRELMRISSRRNHMELEIMRQKSLAKKGINVVPRTHSIAIGRIDEQEPCDFGEEFKMNADVYPRRRSYAVSSGRAKRMII; from the coding sequence ATGAGCAGGAAGGCAAACAAAGAAAGTATAATTAACAAGTGCATAAAAGCACCAATAAGAATTCTAATTAAAGCCAGGGATTGCTACGTCCGGAGCCTATCGGATTGTTCTGGCAAAATTGGCTATGGAAGTGCCATTGACTCATGTCCTGCTTTTGCACAAATCTCCTCTTTGCCTAGAAGTTTCAGTGTCAATTCATCTGCGTCTAGTGGTGATGAAGATTTCAGGGAGCTGATGCGAATTTCTTCGAGAAGAAATCATATGGAATTGGAGATCATGAGGCAAAAATCTCTCGCTAAGAAAGGAATAAATGTTGTGCCTCGGACTCATTCTATTGCCATTGGAAGAATTGATGAACAAGAGCCGTGTGATTTTGGTGAGGAATTCAAAATGAATGCAGATGTTTATCCAAGAAGAAGAAGCTATGCTGTTTCTTCAGGAAGGGCAAAAAGGATGATAATTTGA
- the LOC129872387 gene encoding ACT domain-containing protein ACR1, whose translation MEIAVYKPYGDHEFQSLIERIHPPRVCIDNDTCRNCSIVKVDSANKHGILLEMVQVLTDLDLLILRSYICSDGGWLMDVFHVTDQLGNKITDESLILYIEQAICASRRGSREVQTCAGRNVRPRQFSMEHTAMEMTATDRPGLMSEISAVLAELGCHVSGAVAWTHNNRAACIVYLEDDLKHGPIMDPYRVAQIQAQLENVVEAHHYEGERRSVRLSAPAASQTHTERRLHQLMAADRDYEKCCSCGYDSSEDDVAHRQKKGCNSTEVKIENCKEKGYSIVTVRSMDRPKLLFDTICTLTDLQYVVFHASISSFESIAFQEYYVRHKNGWTLHSESERRRIIQNLMAATERRVSHGLRLDVTTQNRVGLLADITRVFRENGLSISRTEVGVQGEKAVGTFYVKDTSGQAVNSETLETVRREIGGTVLVANESLKRPSSQPTNLSNTSPSLSTSSGKQDDKPGFSLGSMFWSQLEWLSSNFRPIKS comes from the exons ATGGAGATTGCTGTTTACAAACCCTATggtgatcatgaatttcaatcaCTCATTGAAAGAATTCACCCTCCCAG ggtgTGCATTGATAATGATACTTGCCGAAACTGCAGTATTGTGAAG GTTGATAGTGCGAACAAACATGGTATATTGCTGGAGATGGTCCAAGTTCTGACGGATCTGGACCTACTGATTCTAAGATCATACATATGCTCTGATGGTGGCTGGTTAATGGATG TTTTCCACGTAACTGACCAACTTGGGAACAAAATCACTGACGAAAGCCTCATCCTCTACATCGAACAG GCTATTTGTGCAAGTAGAAGAGGGTCCAGGGAAGTCCAAACATGTGCTGGTAGAAATGTAAGGCCCAGGCAATTCTCAATGGAGCACACAGCTATGGAGATGACGGCAACAGATAGACCAGGACTAATGTCTGAGATATCTGCTGTGCTGGCTGAGTTAGGATGCCATGTCTCTGGTGCCGTGGCATGGACACATAACAATCGAGCAGCCTGCATTGTTTACTTGGAAGATGATCTGAAGCATGGGCCAATCATGGACCCCTATCGAGTGGCCCAAATACAGGCCCAACTAGAGAATGTTGTTGAGGCGCACCATTATGAAGGGGAGCGACGAAGTGTGAGGTTGTCAGCCCCTGCAGCTAGCCAGACTCATACCGAAAGGCGGCTCCATCAGTTGATGGCTGCTGACAGAGACTATGAAAAATGTTGTTCCTGTGGTTATGACTCAAGTGAAGATGATGTAGCACACAGGCAGAAGAAGGGATGTAATAGCACAGAAGTGAAGATAGAAAATTGCAAGGAGAAGGGCTACTCCATTGTTACTGTGAGGAGTATGGACCGACCCAAATTGCTATTTGACACGATCTGCACCTTGACAGACTTGCAATATGTCGTGTTCCACGCCTCCATCAGTTCTTTTGAATCCATTGCCTTTCAG GAATACTATGTGAGACACAAGAATGGATGGACTTTGCATTCAGAAAGTGAAAGACGTAGAATAATCCAAAATCTGATGGCTGCTACTGAGAGGAGAGTATCCCAT GGATTGAGGCTGGATGTTACTACTCAAAACAGGGTAGGATTGTTAGCAGATATCACGAGAGTGTTTCGGGAGAACGGATTATCCATAAGCAGGACTGAGGTAGGAGTACAGGGAGAGAAAGCAGTTGGCACATTCTATGTAAAAGATACTTCAGGGCAAGCTGTGAACTCAGAAACCTTGGAGACAGTAAGACGAGAAATTGGAGGCACTGTCCTGGTGGCAAATGAATCCTTAAAGAGGCCATCTTCTCAACCAACTAATTTGTCAAATACAAGCCCTAGCTTAAGCACTAGCAGTGGCAAGCAAGACGACAAGCCTGGTTTCTCATTAGGAAGCATGTTTTGGTCTCAGCTTGAGTGGCTTTCCAGCAATTTCAGACCTATAAAATCCTAA
- the LOC129873758 gene encoding uncharacterized protein LOC129873758 → MKREEKRQKLHEGLLRMLYPPPPSPPSQEENDDEPFDILGQSLNLDQIPDELEEDWGSSSSGEQESDHGPEKLTRAQRKRIRLKKLKESASRSQNIIGPLLPTEESDDKGVNVSKTDEEPQGVRENANETDDAESCSTQNKRKQRRMAKRLVGGSSKSTGDGNKT, encoded by the exons ATGAAGAGAGAAGAGAAACGGCAGAAGCTCCATGAAGGCCTCCTTAGGATGCTCTATCCTCCTCCACCATCACCTCCTTCCCAA GAAGAAAATGATGACGAACCATTTGATATTCTCGGACAAAGCCTCAACCTGGATCAAATTCCAG ATGAACTGGAAGAAGATTGGGGTTCTTCTTCCTCTGGCGAACAGGAGTCTGATCATGGACCTGAGAAGCTTACAAGGGCCCAGAGGAAGAGGATTCGACTAAAGAAGCTTAAGGAATCTGCCTCTCGCAGCCAGAATATAATTGGGCCGTTGTTACCTACTGAAGAGAGTGATGATAAGGGTGTAAATGTGAGTAAGACAGATGAGGAACCACAAGGTGTTCGAGAAAATGCCAATGAGACAG ATGATGCAGAGTCTTGCTCGACACAAAACAAACGAAAACAAAGAAGAATGGCTAAACGGTTGGTTGGCGGCAGCTCAAAATCAACTGGGGATGGCAACAAGACTTGA
- the LOC129872385 gene encoding uncharacterized protein LOC129872385 isoform X1: MSWFARSIANTLRLEDDVVSSPNHDHSTDKPTTEKQQTDDDDSSPVSPSRGVKEDISELTKTLTRQFWGVASFLAPPPQSEPDKPLLDPNSGPARDSDDEESDPAGIAGLRSDIAEIGGRFKSGISKFSKNIPVSEITKMASNLLQLGPEEEEEDEDKRFDSGRGAVGATEEVVAFVRDIAMHPETWLDFPLFDDGDDEVDFDLSDAQQEHALAVERLAPRLAALRIELCPCYMSEARFWEIYFVLLHPRLDKQDAEILSTPQVVKARASLAQELHERTKPIEEDCSKEVIFESTDTGGSQHEEILAVPSVALSAGVVQDMSSVDVATSSTVAGSGTNVHPVISENQIVDKLVVEEGLITLSKDEKMQSASATKLEESDEEDADDWLKEENTEITGTSKTSMSFEDDEDVSFSDLEEDDSDMPAKSKNAIYSSDKDSQDWVQLRKSSTDLSRDTSSINQIDSVKEKVQNPDSKESNDWLDIDDLEVA; this comes from the exons ATGTCGTGGTTTGCTCGATCCATTGCCAACACTCTCAGACTCGAAGATGACGTCGTTTCGAGTCCCAATCACGATCACTCTACTGACAAACCAACCACGGAGAAGCAACAAACAGATGATGATGATTCATCGCCAGTATCACCATCACGCGGCGTCAAGGAGGACATCTCAGAGCTCACCAAAACCCTAACCCGTCAATTTTGGGGAGTGGCCTCTTTCCTGGCCCCACCGCCCCAATCCGAGCCCGACAAGCCTTTACTGGATCCGAATTCAGGACCAGCTCGAGATTCGGATGACGAGGAGTCCGACCCTGCGGGGATCGCGGGTTTGCGGAGTGATATTGCTGAAATTGGGGGCAGATTCAAGAGTGGGATATCTAAGTTTTCGAAGAATATTCCCGTGTCGGAAATCACCAAAATGGCGTCCAACTTACTGCAACTGGGAccggaggaggaggaagaagacgAGGATAAGAGGTTTGATTCCGGTAGAGGTGCAGTTGGTGCTACTGAGGAAGTAGTGGCTTTCGTGAGGGACATTGCTATGCATCCTGAGACTTGGTTGGATTTCCCTTTGTTCGATGATGGAGACGACGAAG TAGATTTTGACTTGTCAGATGCACAACAAGAGCATGCATTAGCTGTTGAGCGTCTTGCTCCAAGACTGGCCGCTTTGAGGATTGAGCTCTGCCCATGTTACATGAGTGAGGCTCGCTTTTGGGAGATTTACTTTGTTCTCCTGCACCCTAGACTGGATAAACAAGATGCTGAAATTTTATCTACACCCCAG GTAGTCAAAGCCAGGGCCTCATTGGCGCAAGAGTTACATGAGCGAACCAAGCCAATAGAAGAAGATTGTTCAAAAGAGGTGATTTTTGAATCAACTGACACGGGTGGTTCTCAACATGAGGAGATACTTGCTGTCCCATCCGTTGCTCTCTCTGCGGGTGTGGTTCAAGACATGTCTAGTGTAGATGTTGCTACTTCATCTACAGTTGCTGGATCTGGTACCAACGTGCACCCTGTCATTAGTGAAAATCAAATAGTTGATAAACTTGTGGTTGAAGAAGGACTTATTACCCTaagcaaagatgaaaaaatgCAATCTGCATCGGCAACTAAGTTAGAGGAGAGTGACGAAGAGGATGCTGATGATTGGTTGAAGGAAGAAAACACGGAAATTACAGGTACCAGTAAAACCAGCATGTCCTTTGAGGACGATGAGGATGTGTCTTTCAGTGATCTTGAAGAGGATGATTCAGATATGCCTGCAAAATCAAAAAATGCAATTTACAGTTCTGATAAGGACTCACAAGATTGGGTGCAGTTAAGGAAAAGCTCTACTGACTTGTCTAGAGATACCAGCTCCATCAATCAGATTGATTCTGTTAAGGAAAAAGTGCAGAATCCTGATAGCAAAGAATCAAATGATTGGCTGGATATTGATGACCTTGAGGTGGCATGA
- the LOC129874202 gene encoding uncharacterized protein LOC129874202 codes for MSTKKGSKESRIKKCIKAPIRVLIKARDCYVHSLMDCSGKIGYGSVMGVPQISALPRSFSVNSSISSRDEDFRELVRIASRKSLVNKMETELLRQKSIAKNVDLVPRSRSVGIGRIDEDKPCDFGEEVKVNTDVFTRSRSCAVSSRKTGVF; via the coding sequence ATGAGCACAAAAAAGGGTAGCAAAGAGAGCAGAATTAAAAAGTGCATAAAAGCACCAATTAGAGTTTTAATTAAAGCCAGGGACTGTTACGTCCATAGCCTAATGGATTGTTCTGGAAAAATTGGGTATGGCAGTGTGATGGGGGTTCCACAAATCTCTGCTTTGCCTAGAAGTTTCAGTGTCAATTCATCTATATCAAGCAGGGACGAAGATTTCAGGGAGCTAGTGAGAATTGCTTCCAGAAAAAGTCTTGTTAACAAAATGGAAACAGAGCTTCTGAGGCAAAAATCAATTGCTAAAAATGTTGATCTGGTGCCTCGGAGTCGCTCTGTTGGAATTGGAAGAATCGATGAAGATAAGCCGTGTGATTTTGGTGAAGAGGTGAAAGTGAATACAGATGTGTTTACAAGAAGTAGAAGCTGCGCTGTTTCTTCTAGAAAAACAGGGGTGTTCTGA
- the LOC129872385 gene encoding uncharacterized protein LOC129872385 isoform X2, which yields MSWFARSIANTLRLEDDVVSSPNHDHSTDKPTTEKQQTDDDDSSPVSPSRGVKEDISELTKTLTRQFWGVASFLAPPPQSEPDKPLLDPNSGPARDSDDEESDPAGIAGLRSDIAEIGGRFKSGISKFSKNIPVSEITKMASNLLQLGPEEEEEDEDKRFDSGRGAVGATEEVVAFVRDIAMHPETWLDFPLFDDGDDEDFDLSDAQQEHALAVERLAPRLAALRIELCPCYMSEARFWEIYFVLLHPRLDKQDAEILSTPQVVKARASLAQELHERTKPIEEDCSKEVIFESTDTGGSQHEEILAVPSVALSAGVVQDMSSVDVATSSTVAGSGTNVHPVISENQIVDKLVVEEGLITLSKDEKMQSASATKLEESDEEDADDWLKEENTEITGTSKTSMSFEDDEDVSFSDLEEDDSDMPAKSKNAIYSSDKDSQDWVQLRKSSTDLSRDTSSINQIDSVKEKVQNPDSKESNDWLDIDDLEVA from the exons ATGTCGTGGTTTGCTCGATCCATTGCCAACACTCTCAGACTCGAAGATGACGTCGTTTCGAGTCCCAATCACGATCACTCTACTGACAAACCAACCACGGAGAAGCAACAAACAGATGATGATGATTCATCGCCAGTATCACCATCACGCGGCGTCAAGGAGGACATCTCAGAGCTCACCAAAACCCTAACCCGTCAATTTTGGGGAGTGGCCTCTTTCCTGGCCCCACCGCCCCAATCCGAGCCCGACAAGCCTTTACTGGATCCGAATTCAGGACCAGCTCGAGATTCGGATGACGAGGAGTCCGACCCTGCGGGGATCGCGGGTTTGCGGAGTGATATTGCTGAAATTGGGGGCAGATTCAAGAGTGGGATATCTAAGTTTTCGAAGAATATTCCCGTGTCGGAAATCACCAAAATGGCGTCCAACTTACTGCAACTGGGAccggaggaggaggaagaagacgAGGATAAGAGGTTTGATTCCGGTAGAGGTGCAGTTGGTGCTACTGAGGAAGTAGTGGCTTTCGTGAGGGACATTGCTATGCATCCTGAGACTTGGTTGGATTTCCCTTTGTTCGATGATGGAGACGACGAAG ATTTTGACTTGTCAGATGCACAACAAGAGCATGCATTAGCTGTTGAGCGTCTTGCTCCAAGACTGGCCGCTTTGAGGATTGAGCTCTGCCCATGTTACATGAGTGAGGCTCGCTTTTGGGAGATTTACTTTGTTCTCCTGCACCCTAGACTGGATAAACAAGATGCTGAAATTTTATCTACACCCCAG GTAGTCAAAGCCAGGGCCTCATTGGCGCAAGAGTTACATGAGCGAACCAAGCCAATAGAAGAAGATTGTTCAAAAGAGGTGATTTTTGAATCAACTGACACGGGTGGTTCTCAACATGAGGAGATACTTGCTGTCCCATCCGTTGCTCTCTCTGCGGGTGTGGTTCAAGACATGTCTAGTGTAGATGTTGCTACTTCATCTACAGTTGCTGGATCTGGTACCAACGTGCACCCTGTCATTAGTGAAAATCAAATAGTTGATAAACTTGTGGTTGAAGAAGGACTTATTACCCTaagcaaagatgaaaaaatgCAATCTGCATCGGCAACTAAGTTAGAGGAGAGTGACGAAGAGGATGCTGATGATTGGTTGAAGGAAGAAAACACGGAAATTACAGGTACCAGTAAAACCAGCATGTCCTTTGAGGACGATGAGGATGTGTCTTTCAGTGATCTTGAAGAGGATGATTCAGATATGCCTGCAAAATCAAAAAATGCAATTTACAGTTCTGATAAGGACTCACAAGATTGGGTGCAGTTAAGGAAAAGCTCTACTGACTTGTCTAGAGATACCAGCTCCATCAATCAGATTGATTCTGTTAAGGAAAAAGTGCAGAATCCTGATAGCAAAGAATCAAATGATTGGCTGGATATTGATGACCTTGAGGTGGCATGA